A stretch of Roseovarius sp. M141 DNA encodes these proteins:
- a CDS encoding cation:proton antiporter, with product MDIILITTIIASLFLLIGAAEPLASRLRLPYAVIIACLGILVGVAATFFLHTDLTDALNPVATAILALPIRSNVFLYVFLPTLVFQVTLGLNLRRMIDDWVPILVLAVVAVFVATFVIGYALAFTSALTLSAALLVGAIVSTTDPSAVVSIFRSISAPRRLARIIEGESLLNDAAAIALAALFMEFVKAGVPDPSVQNALARFPVLLAGGVLVGWIAARIAIWIMALFARYELAVVSVSIALPYLAYIIAEQSVGASGVIAVVVAAMTLQLTGPGRLPPSTWQNLREVWDLLAHWAGALIFILAALLIPRMLETVQLSDLGLIMVVVLAAIVARAIILYGLLPLLTRLRLSPVVERPYRVAIMWGGLRGAVTLSLALAVTESYLIPPDVKRQVAILATGFTLFTLLVQGTTLRWVIGRLGLDKLSPLDNALYNQVIAVALQTVREDLAKVTENYELTKETVRSEAKRFGERLDFAVKSAEDSTEILDRDRITLGLVALASAERDTILARFRDRTISSTLSDRMLSEADALIEGSRFGGRSGYKKASSRSLGFSIWLRPAIFLHNRLRISAPLARITAMRFGLLLAQRLILRDLHGFIDGRIRRIHGRRVAELLHDMLDQRIKRVKQALDGLRLQYPGYAEDMERRFIHRTALRLEEREYDTLLEDGLIGEEVHSALTQDVAARRDRAESTPLLDLTLQKAELVRQFPLFSEMEERVLNRLARALVTKYINPGEKVLHRDSPARNVYFVASGAVELDMAGQTWRLGRGEMFGQIGVLMRRPQLTEVRAIAPSTLLVLDEGRFLRLLKRSKVIQSAVHESAVRRGIPTDQLMADIEATG from the coding sequence ATGGACATCATTCTGATCACGACCATCATCGCGTCCCTGTTCCTGCTGATCGGCGCCGCCGAGCCGCTGGCCAGCCGTCTGCGGCTACCCTATGCCGTGATTATCGCCTGCCTCGGTATTCTCGTCGGTGTCGCCGCGACGTTTTTCCTGCACACAGATCTGACCGATGCACTCAATCCGGTGGCAACTGCCATTCTGGCGCTGCCGATCAGGTCCAATGTCTTTTTGTATGTCTTTCTGCCCACCCTTGTTTTTCAGGTCACGCTGGGCCTGAATCTGCGGCGCATGATCGACGACTGGGTGCCGATACTGGTGCTGGCGGTCGTGGCCGTTTTCGTAGCGACGTTCGTCATTGGGTATGCACTGGCGTTCACCTCTGCCCTGACGCTGTCGGCGGCGCTATTGGTCGGGGCCATCGTGTCGACCACGGATCCATCCGCAGTCGTCAGCATTTTCCGATCCATCTCGGCGCCACGCCGTTTGGCCCGGATTATCGAGGGCGAAAGCCTGCTGAACGACGCCGCCGCCATCGCCTTGGCCGCGCTGTTCATGGAATTTGTCAAGGCGGGCGTCCCGGACCCGTCTGTGCAAAACGCGCTGGCACGCTTTCCCGTATTGCTGGCCGGGGGTGTTCTGGTCGGCTGGATCGCGGCGCGTATCGCGATCTGGATCATGGCACTCTTTGCCCGGTACGAACTGGCGGTGGTTTCGGTTTCCATCGCCCTGCCCTACCTCGCCTATATTATAGCCGAGCAGAGCGTCGGCGCATCGGGCGTCATCGCGGTGGTCGTTGCGGCCATGACGCTTCAACTCACCGGACCGGGACGGCTGCCGCCATCGACATGGCAGAACCTGCGCGAAGTGTGGGATCTGCTGGCGCATTGGGCCGGGGCGCTGATCTTCATCCTTGCCGCACTGCTGATCCCGCGAATGCTGGAAACGGTGCAACTGTCGGATCTGGGCCTCATTATGGTGGTCGTGCTGGCGGCCATCGTGGCAAGGGCGATCATCCTCTACGGGCTGCTTCCGTTGCTTACCCGGCTTCGCCTTTCGCCGGTGGTCGAGCGGCCGTATCGCGTGGCCATCATGTGGGGCGGCTTGCGCGGCGCGGTAACATTGTCGCTCGCCTTGGCCGTGACCGAAAGTTACCTGATACCGCCCGACGTCAAAAGACAGGTGGCCATCCTCGCCACCGGCTTCACCCTGTTCACGCTGTTGGTCCAAGGTACGACACTGCGCTGGGTGATCGGCCGGCTGGGGCTGGACAAACTCTCGCCGCTCGATAACGCGCTGTATAATCAGGTGATCGCGGTCGCCTTGCAGACCGTCCGCGAAGATCTGGCGAAAGTGACTGAAAACTATGAACTGACCAAGGAAACCGTCCGCTCCGAGGCCAAGCGTTTTGGCGAACGTCTGGATTTTGCGGTCAAATCCGCAGAAGACAGCACGGAAATTCTGGACCGCGACCGGATTACCCTTGGCCTTGTCGCATTGGCCAGCGCCGAGCGCGATACCATTCTCGCCCGTTTTCGCGACAGAACAATATCATCGACCCTGTCTGACCGGATGCTATCCGAGGCCGACGCGTTGATCGAAGGGTCGCGGTTTGGCGGGCGCTCGGGCTACAAGAAGGCCTCCAGCCGCAGCCTGGGGTTCAGCATCTGGCTGAGACCCGCGATTTTCCTGCACAACCGCCTGCGGATTTCGGCCCCTCTGGCGCGAATTACGGCGATGCGGTTCGGCCTCTTGCTGGCGCAGCGGCTGATCCTGCGCGATCTGCACGGATTCATCGACGGGCGCATCCGGCGCATCCACGGCCGCCGCGTGGCGGAGTTGCTGCACGATATGCTGGACCAGCGTATCAAGCGGGTGAAACAGGCGCTGGACGGGCTGCGCCTGCAGTATCCGGGCTACGCCGAGGACATGGAGCGCCGGTTTATCCACCGCACCGCCCTGCGTCTGGAAGAGCGGGAGTACGACACGCTGCTGGAGGACGGGCTGATCGGCGAAGAAGTCCACAGCGCCCTGACGCAGGACGTCGCTGCGCGCCGTGACCGCGCGGAATCAACGCCTTTGCTGGATCTGACGTTGCAAAAGGCCGAATTGGTGCGCCAGTTCCCGCTGTTTTCAGAAATGGAAGAGCGTGTTTTGAACAGACTGGCGCGGGCATTGGTCACCAAATACATCAATCCCGGCGAAAAAGTCCTGCATCGCGACAGCCCGGCGCGTAACGTCTATTTCGTGGCATCCGGTGCGGTCGAACTGGACATGGCGGGGCAAACCTGGCGACTTGGCCGCGGCGAGATGTTCGGTCAGATCGGTGTGCTGATGCGCCGCCCGCAACTTACCGAAGTGCGCGCCATCGCGCCCTCGACGCTGCTTGTTCTGGACGAAGGGCGGTTCTTGCGCCTTCTCAAACGCAGCAAGGTCATTCAATCCGCCGTCCACGAAAGTGCGGTTCGTCGCGGAATACCCACCGACCAGCTCATGGCCGACATCGAGGCAACCGGATAG
- a CDS encoding M20 family metallopeptidase, whose translation MSRETAIDTVTAYFDTGTFQAELATLVAYPSESQNPEAAPELMRYLTEAMQPRLEKIGFETEIIANPDPSGGPLLIGERREGGDLPTVLTYGHGDVIRAQDGMWREGLAPFDLVEEGDRLYGRGTADNKGQHLINIAALEAVLEVRGSLGFNTRIVLEMSEEVGSSGLADVFRSHKDRLTADVLIASDGPRLQPDVPTVFMGSRGGVTFDLELTLREGAHHSGNWGGLLADPAIILAHALATITDRRGQIQIAEWRPDSLTADVRAALDGLPVTGGDGPDVDLDWGEESLTPAERVYGWNSFAVLAMTSGVPEAPVNAISATARATCQLRYVVGTDPEDIVPALRRHLDAHGFEAIEILAHDRGFFAATRLDPTHPWVRFVTSSIERTAGKAPHVLPNLAGSLPNDSFADILRLPTVWVPHSYRGCSQHAPNEHVLKSLSRDALRVMAGLFWDVGAGGTPDT comes from the coding sequence ATGAGCCGCGAGACCGCCATTGACACCGTCACCGCCTATTTCGACACCGGCACCTTTCAGGCCGAACTGGCCACCCTCGTCGCCTACCCGAGCGAGAGCCAGAACCCCGAGGCCGCCCCCGAGCTGATGCGCTATCTGACCGAAGCGATGCAGCCGCGGCTGGAAAAAATAGGGTTCGAAACCGAAATCATCGCCAACCCGGACCCCAGCGGCGGCCCGCTGCTGATAGGGGAGCGGCGCGAGGGCGGCGACCTGCCCACGGTCCTGACCTACGGCCATGGCGACGTGATCCGCGCGCAGGACGGCATGTGGCGCGAGGGGCTGGCCCCGTTTGATCTGGTCGAGGAGGGCGACCGTCTCTATGGGCGCGGCACGGCGGACAACAAGGGCCAGCACCTCATCAACATCGCCGCGCTGGAGGCGGTGCTCGAGGTGCGCGGAAGCCTTGGTTTCAACACCCGCATCGTGCTGGAAATGAGCGAGGAGGTCGGATCGAGCGGTCTGGCTGACGTGTTCCGCAGCCACAAGGACCGGCTGACCGCCGATGTGCTGATCGCCTCGGACGGCCCGCGCCTGCAACCCGACGTGCCGACCGTCTTCATGGGATCGCGCGGCGGCGTGACCTTCGATCTGGAACTGACCCTGCGCGAGGGCGCGCATCATTCGGGCAACTGGGGCGGTCTTCTGGCCGACCCGGCGATCATTCTGGCCCATGCGCTTGCGACGATCACCGACCGGCGCGGGCAGATCCAGATTGCCGAATGGCGCCCCGACAGCCTGACCGCCGATGTGCGCGCAGCGCTGGATGGTCTGCCGGTCACCGGCGGCGATGGTCCCGACGTCGATCTGGACTGGGGCGAAGAAAGCCTGACCCCGGCCGAGCGCGTTTATGGCTGGAACAGTTTTGCCGTCCTCGCCATGACCAGCGGCGTCCCCGAGGCGCCGGTCAACGCCATTTCCGCAACGGCGCGCGCCACCTGCCAGCTGCGCTATGTTGTCGGCACGGACCCCGAAGACATTGTTCCGGCGCTGCGTAGGCATCTGGACGCACATGGCTTCGAGGCGATCGAGATCCTTGCGCATGATCGCGGCTTCTTTGCCGCGACGCGGCTGGATCCAACGCATCCATGGGTCCGGTTCGTCACCTCTTCGATCGAGCGCACGGCAGGTAAGGCACCGCATGTATTGCCCAATCTGGCAGGGTCGCTGCCCAATGACAGCTTTGCCGATATTCTGCGCCTGCCGACCGTGTGGGTGCCACATTCCTATCGCGGCTGCTCGCAGCACGCCCCGAATGAGCATGTGCTGAAATCCCTCAGCCGCGACGCGCTGCGCGTGATGGCGGGGCTGTTCTGGGATGTGGGCGCAGGCGGAACGCCGGACACATGA
- a CDS encoding gamma-glutamyltransferase family protein, producing the protein MASSLSRSMHTSKTVIETKGGVVASQHRLAAEAGAQVLRAGGDAVDAAVATSFVVGVLEPWMSGPAGGGAMMLWRAGEEKAVAVNHGMRAPGGLRVEDFPLSGAGVAGDLFPWEHVTGDVNVQGAKAIAVPGVVDGLGQVHKQFGRMPWADLLAPAIAHAREGMLVDWYAALIIASTTRALAEDTDAAALFLEDGQWPTISGWTALAEKRLDQSRMADSLDIIARDGSRALYDGDVGAAMARDVQDKGGYLSHDDLRAYHAEMQAPLRVAYRDARFHALDGLTAGPTFAHAMSELEQRDLSTKPEAFAAYADALNSAYAARLGKMGDTGESPHAPGCTTHFSVVDRMGNMVSQTQTLLSIFGSRVVSPSTGFLMNNGIMWFDPVQGRPNSLAPGKRCLMNVCPILGEVGSRRFAFGASGGRKIVSAMTQMASFVADFGMDIEAAFHHPRIDVSGGPMVVADEAHAPDVLDRLRKGRDVVTAPRTVFPYAFACPAGVMRDGDTNTGCTEIMSPWGDAALETKD; encoded by the coding sequence ATGGCCTCGTCCCTGTCTCGCAGCATGCACACAAGCAAGACCGTTATCGAGACGAAGGGCGGCGTCGTCGCATCCCAGCACCGCCTTGCCGCCGAGGCGGGCGCGCAGGTGCTGCGCGCCGGGGGCGATGCGGTGGATGCCGCGGTCGCCACGTCCTTCGTCGTCGGGGTGCTTGAGCCTTGGATGAGCGGCCCGGCGGGCGGCGGCGCGATGATGCTATGGCGCGCGGGCGAGGAAAAGGCCGTGGCCGTGAACCACGGGATGCGCGCACCGGGTGGGTTGCGCGTCGAGGATTTCCCGCTGTCGGGCGCCGGTGTCGCAGGCGACCTTTTCCCGTGGGAGCATGTCACCGGTGACGTCAACGTGCAGGGCGCCAAGGCGATCGCCGTGCCCGGCGTCGTGGACGGTCTGGGGCAGGTCCATAAGCAGTTCGGACGGATGCCATGGGCCGATCTGCTGGCCCCCGCCATCGCCCATGCGCGCGAGGGGATGCTGGTCGATTGGTATGCCGCACTGATCATCGCCTCGACCACCCGCGCGCTGGCCGAGGATACGGATGCCGCCGCGCTGTTCCTTGAGGACGGCCAATGGCCGACCATATCGGGCTGGACTGCGCTGGCCGAAAAGAGACTGGATCAGAGCCGCATGGCGGATAGCCTCGACATCATCGCACGCGACGGGTCGCGGGCGCTGTATGACGGCGATGTGGGCGCCGCGATGGCCCGCGATGTGCAGGACAAGGGCGGATACCTTAGCCACGATGACCTGCGCGCCTATCACGCCGAAATGCAGGCTCCGCTGCGCGTGGCCTACCGCGATGCGCGGTTCCACGCACTGGACGGGCTGACCGCCGGGCCGACCTTCGCCCATGCCATGAGCGAGCTGGAACAGCGCGATCTGAGCACCAAGCCCGAGGCCTTCGCCGCCTATGCCGACGCGCTGAACAGCGCCTATGCCGCGCGGCTGGGCAAGATGGGCGATACCGGCGAAAGCCCGCACGCCCCAGGTTGCACCACGCATTTTTCGGTTGTGGACCGGATGGGCAACATGGTGTCGCAGACGCAGACGCTGCTGTCGATCTTTGGCAGCCGGGTCGTGTCGCCCTCGACCGGATTCCTGATGAACAACGGCATCATGTGGTTCGACCCGGTGCAGGGGCGTCCCAACTCGCTGGCGCCCGGCAAGCGGTGCCTGATGAATGTCTGCCCGATCCTCGGCGAGGTGGGCAGCCGCCGCTTCGCCTTTGGCGCGTCGGGCGGGCGCAAGATCGTGTCGGCCATGACGCAGATGGCGTCCTTCGTCGCCGATTTCGGCATGGATATCGAGGCCGCGTTCCATCACCCGCGCATCGACGTGTCGGGCGGGCCCATGGTGGTCGCAGACGAGGCCCACGCCCCCGATGTGCTAGACCGCCTGCGCAAGGGCCGCGACGTCGTCACTGCCCCGCGCACCGTCTTTCCCTATGCCTTCGCTTGCCCGGCCGGGGTGATGCGCGACGGGGACACCAACACCGGTTGCACCGAAATCATGTCGCCCTGGGGCGACGCCGCGCTTGAGACAAAGGACTGA
- a CDS encoding ABC transporter ATP-binding protein, which yields MSAPVLELRNVAKTYRVKQGIFGKPKPLNAVNDVSLTLGRGEVLGLVGESGCGKSTLAKILLGLEAPTSGQVLVDGEQIGGQDRLALARRIQPIFQDPYSSLNPRKTIADIVSLPLRVHGVGDAKSRAKSVREMLDLVGLPARVLNTYPSQMSGGQRQRVAIARALIMHPEIVICDEPTSALDVSVQSQILNLLNELREEFGLTYLFISHDLAVVEHLATRVAVMYLGRIVEEAEVGALFDAPRHPYARALLNSVLTPDPAQGIPDTQLGAAYPNPIAPPPGCHFHPRCPFAGPECKIKAPRPVPREGGHVECHLHDPDSAMYRPGFTV from the coding sequence ATGAGCGCCCCCGTTCTGGAACTGCGCAATGTCGCCAAGACCTACCGCGTCAAGCAAGGCATCTTCGGCAAGCCGAAGCCGCTGAACGCCGTCAACGACGTGTCCCTCACGCTGGGCCGGGGCGAGGTGCTGGGCCTCGTGGGCGAGTCGGGCTGCGGCAAGTCCACGCTGGCCAAGATCCTGCTGGGGCTGGAGGCGCCCACTTCGGGTCAGGTGCTGGTCGACGGGGAGCAGATCGGTGGTCAGGACCGCCTTGCGCTGGCGCGCCGTATCCAGCCGATCTTTCAGGATCCTTATTCGTCGCTGAACCCGCGCAAGACCATTGCCGATATCGTGTCGCTGCCCCTGCGCGTCCACGGAGTTGGCGATGCGAAAAGCCGCGCCAAATCCGTGCGCGAGATGCTGGATCTGGTCGGTCTGCCCGCGCGCGTGCTGAACACCTATCCCAGCCAGATGTCAGGCGGCCAACGCCAGCGCGTCGCCATCGCGCGCGCGCTCATCATGCACCCCGAAATCGTCATCTGTGACGAGCCGACTTCGGCCCTCGACGTGTCCGTGCAAAGCCAGATCCTGAACCTGCTCAACGAGCTGCGCGAAGAATTCGGGCTGACCTATCTTTTCATCAGTCACGATCTGGCGGTGGTCGAACATCTGGCGACGCGGGTTGCGGTCATGTATCTGGGCCGCATTGTGGAAGAGGCCGAGGTGGGAGCGCTATTTGACGCGCCGCGCCATCCTTATGCGCGTGCGCTGCTGAATTCGGTGCTGACGCCCGATCCGGCGCAGGGCATACCCGACACCCAGCTGGGCGCGGCCTATCCCAACCCGATCGCGCCGCCGCCGGGGTGCCATTTCCACCCGCGTTGCCCCTTCGCCGGGCCGGAGTGCAAGATCAAGGCGCCGCGCCCGGTGCCGCGCGAGGGTGGGCATGTCGAATGCCATCTGCACGATCCCGATAGCGCGATGTATCGCCCTGGTTTCACAGTCTAA
- a CDS encoding ABC transporter ATP-binding protein — MSNDTAKPLLSVRGLTLEIPLASGMLHAVRGIDFDLQRGETLCIVGESGSGKSLTSLAIMGLLEKNIRRSAKRMDFDGIELTRASKRQMRALRGDRIAMIFQEPMTSLNPAYTIGDQLIEALRLHRNVSRDTARARAVELLEKVGITAAASRLGQYPHQLSGGLRQRVVIAMALMCEPELIIADEPTTALDVTIQAQILRLLVDLTKEMDVAMILITHDLGVVARVADNVGVMYAGELVETGPAASVFGKPLHPYTRGLLRCIPQPGKTERGAALGTIPGIVPSLVGDVQGCAFRTRCPHAVDACRDTIPERGAPPHEFLCVHPDGARAAEGEPA; from the coding sequence ATGAGCAATGACACCGCCAAACCGCTGCTCAGCGTGCGGGGCCTGACGCTGGAGATCCCACTGGCCAGCGGCATGCTGCACGCCGTACGCGGCATCGATTTTGACCTGCAACGCGGCGAAACGCTGTGCATCGTGGGCGAATCGGGGTCGGGCAAATCACTGACCTCGCTTGCCATCATGGGCCTGCTGGAGAAAAATATCCGGCGCAGCGCCAAAAGGATGGATTTCGACGGGATTGAACTGACGCGTGCATCAAAGCGGCAGATGCGCGCCCTGCGGGGTGACCGCATCGCCATGATCTTTCAGGAACCGATGACGTCGCTCAACCCGGCCTATACCATCGGCGATCAGCTGATCGAGGCGCTGCGCCTGCACCGCAATGTCAGCCGCGACACGGCGCGCGCGCGCGCCGTCGAACTGCTGGAGAAGGTCGGGATCACGGCGGCTGCCAGCCGCCTCGGTCAGTATCCACACCAGCTGTCGGGCGGTCTGCGCCAGCGCGTCGTGATCGCCATGGCCCTGATGTGCGAGCCGGAATTGATCATCGCGGACGAGCCGACGACGGCGCTGGACGTGACCATTCAGGCGCAGATCCTGCGCCTTCTGGTGGACCTGACCAAGGAAATGGACGTCGCGATGATCCTTATCACCCACGATCTGGGCGTCGTCGCCCGCGTCGCGGACAACGTGGGCGTCATGTATGCGGGCGAACTGGTGGAAACCGGCCCCGCCGCCAGCGTCTTCGGCAAGCCGCTACATCCCTATACGCGCGGGCTTCTGCGCTGCATCCCGCAGCCGGGCAAGACCGAGCGCGGCGCCGCGCTGGGTACGATCCCCGGCATCGTCCCGTCGCTGGTCGGCGATGTGCAGGGCTGCGCATTTCGCACGCGCTGCCCCCATGCGGTCGATGCCTGCCGCGATACCATCCCCGAGCGCGGCGCGCCGCCGCATGAATTCCTATGCGTCCACCCCGATGGCGCCCGCGCCGCCGAAGGAGAACCCGCATGA
- a CDS encoding ABC transporter permease, producing MAVPKTTLNATADPLLEDISGPTPRQILIKRVRGHTGLLFGLGVVLLLVLVALFAPVLAPHSPYEQSLSNRMVPPVFLDGTWEHPLGTDHLGRDYLSRLIYGARVSLLIGAVAALVSGIIGTAMGVAAGYFGGKVDAVVTFLINVRLAMPVVLVALAVVAILGGSLQVVIGVLGLLLWDRFAVVMRASTLQVRRREYVAAAQAIGASTRRVILSEIMPNIVNNLIVIVTLEMAHAILLEATLSFLGLGVQPPTPSWGLMVSEGKNMMLFEPWLVLIPGIVLFVLVLAINLMGDGLRDVTAPENRS from the coding sequence ATGGCCGTGCCGAAAACCACCCTGAACGCGACCGCCGACCCCCTGCTTGAGGACATCAGCGGCCCGACCCCGCGCCAGATCCTGATCAAGCGGGTGCGGGGCCATACCGGACTGCTCTTTGGTCTCGGTGTTGTGCTGCTGCTGGTGCTGGTCGCACTTTTTGCACCGGTGCTGGCGCCGCACAGCCCTTATGAGCAGAGCCTCAGCAACCGCATGGTGCCGCCCGTGTTTCTGGACGGCACGTGGGAACATCCGCTGGGCACCGATCATCTGGGGCGCGATTACCTGTCGCGCCTGATCTATGGCGCGCGCGTGTCCTTGTTGATCGGCGCTGTCGCCGCGTTGGTCTCGGGGATCATCGGCACGGCGATGGGCGTCGCAGCCGGGTATTTCGGGGGCAAGGTGGACGCCGTCGTGACCTTCCTCATTAACGTGCGCCTCGCCATGCCCGTCGTGCTGGTCGCGCTGGCGGTGGTCGCCATCCTTGGCGGCTCGCTTCAGGTCGTGATCGGCGTGCTGGGCTTGCTGCTGTGGGATCGTTTCGCCGTGGTCATGCGCGCCTCGACGCTGCAAGTGCGCAGGCGCGAATATGTGGCGGCAGCGCAAGCCATCGGCGCCTCGACCCGCCGCGTTATCCTGTCCGAAATCATGCCGAACATCGTCAACAACCTGATCGTCATCGTGACGCTGGAAATGGCCCACGCCATCCTGCTGGAAGCGACGCTGTCATTTCTCGGGCTGGGCGTGCAGCCCCCGACGCCCAGCTGGGGCCTGATGGTCAGCGAGGGCAAGAACATGATGCTGTTCGAACCTTGGCTGGTGCTGATTCCCGGCATCGTGCTGTTCGTTCTGGTCCTTGCGATCAACCTGATGGGCGACGGTCTGCGCGACGTGACCGCCCCCGAAAACCGGAGTTGA
- a CDS encoding ABC transporter permease codes for MLPFILKRLGLALLVAFTVSFISFSLLFLSGDPAAALAGETASGEDIESLRVLYGFDRPMLVQYGDWLWQALQGNFGESYYFKLPVSSLIADRLSVTMTLGVCGITFALLTAVPLGVVAAIRPNSIIDRVALFLSVAGQAMPSFWFGLILIVLFGIKLGWLPPSGASTWRHFIMPTVVLGYYAMPAIMRLTRAGMLEVLNSDYIRTARAKGASEGRVMFKHALRNAIIPVVSLAAVQMGFMLGGSIVVESVFALHGAGYLAWESIARNDLPTVQALILIFSMFYIIFTFLADVLNAWLDPRMRSS; via the coding sequence ATGCTGCCATTCATTCTCAAGAGGCTCGGCCTCGCGCTTCTCGTGGCCTTCACGGTCAGCTTCATCAGCTTTTCGTTGTTGTTCCTGTCGGGCGATCCGGCGGCGGCCCTCGCTGGCGAAACGGCCAGTGGCGAAGATATCGAATCGCTGCGCGTCCTTTATGGCTTCGATCGGCCCATGCTGGTGCAATACGGCGATTGGCTATGGCAGGCGCTGCAGGGGAACTTTGGCGAAAGCTATTATTTCAAGCTGCCCGTCTCCAGCCTGATTGCGGACCGCCTGTCGGTCACGATGACGCTGGGTGTCTGCGGGATCACCTTCGCGCTGCTGACGGCCGTGCCGCTGGGTGTGGTAGCGGCGATCCGGCCCAATTCCATCATCGACCGCGTCGCGCTGTTCCTGTCGGTAGCGGGGCAGGCGATGCCCAGCTTCTGGTTTGGCCTGATCCTGATCGTGCTATTCGGGATCAAACTGGGATGGCTGCCGCCCTCGGGCGCGTCTACATGGCGGCATTTCATCATGCCGACCGTCGTTCTGGGTTACTATGCCATGCCCGCGATCATGCGTCTGACGCGCGCCGGGATGCTGGAAGTGCTGAACTCTGACTACATCCGCACCGCGCGCGCCAAGGGCGCCAGCGAGGGGCGCGTGATGTTCAAGCACGCGCTGCGCAACGCGATCATTCCGGTGGTCAGCCTTGCCGCGGTTCAGATGGGCTTCATGCTGGGTGGCTCGATCGTGGTCGAGTCTGTCTTTGCCCTGCATGGCGCCGGATACCTCGCGTGGGAGAGTATCGCGCGCAACGACCTGCCCACCGTGCAGGCGCTGATCCTGATCTTTTCGATGTTCTACATCATCTTTACCTTTCTGGCGGACGTGCTGAACGCATGGCTCGACCCCCGCATGAGGAGTTCGTAA
- a CDS encoding ABC transporter substrate-binding protein: MSVATTGAVLADKASDTLSVAFTKELENVDSFFNSSREGVVMQRAVWDGLIYRDPATNEYKGNLATSWEWIDDKTLEFKLREGVKFHDGSDFTADDVVATVNFVAKEENGVKTQRNVNWMEAAEKIDDYTVRITTKDVFPAAIEFLSGPVSMYPADYYAEVGPSGMGLKPVGTGPYKVTEVVPGQHFKLEKYDGYHDSPKGQPTISKIDIRTIPDVNTQMAELFSGTLDLIWQVPSDQAEKLGEMDDRFTVSNESTMRVGYLSMDAAGRSSMDPNPFTDLKVRQAVNHAIDRQALVDNLLKGKSKVVSTACFPSQFGCAQDVTNYDYDPEKAKALLAEAGYEDGFSTEFYAYRDREYAEAISSYLNAVGIQTDFKLLQYSALRELNMKGEVPIAFLTWGSYSVNDASAMVSQFFKQGSLDDAQDDQTKEWLDVADSSTDPDTRVEFYTKALQRIADQAFWAPLFSYNTNYVMTKEVAYTPTADEVLRFTDMTWN, translated from the coding sequence ATGTCGGTGGCCACAACCGGTGCCGTGCTGGCAGACAAGGCCAGCGACACGCTGAGCGTTGCCTTTACCAAAGAACTGGAGAACGTCGACAGTTTCTTCAACTCGTCGCGCGAGGGTGTCGTGATGCAGCGTGCCGTTTGGGACGGGCTGATCTACCGCGATCCCGCGACCAATGAATACAAGGGTAACCTTGCGACCAGCTGGGAGTGGATCGACGACAAGACGTTGGAGTTCAAGCTGCGCGAAGGTGTGAAGTTCCATGACGGATCGGATTTCACAGCCGATGATGTGGTGGCCACCGTCAATTTTGTCGCCAAGGAGGAAAACGGCGTCAAGACGCAGCGCAACGTGAACTGGATGGAAGCCGCCGAAAAAATCGACGACTACACCGTGCGCATCACCACCAAAGACGTATTCCCGGCGGCGATCGAATTCCTGTCCGGTCCTGTTTCGATGTACCCGGCGGACTATTACGCCGAAGTCGGCCCGTCGGGCATGGGCCTGAAACCTGTCGGAACCGGCCCCTACAAGGTGACCGAGGTCGTTCCCGGCCAGCATTTCAAGCTGGAGAAATACGACGGCTACCATGACAGCCCCAAGGGTCAGCCGACGATTTCCAAGATCGACATCCGCACCATTCCCGACGTGAATACCCAGATGGCCGAACTGTTCTCCGGCACGCTGGATCTGATCTGGCAGGTGCCCTCGGATCAGGCCGAAAAGCTGGGCGAGATGGATGACCGTTTCACCGTGTCCAACGAATCCACGATGCGCGTCGGCTACCTCTCGATGGACGCGGCGGGCCGCTCGTCGATGGATCCCAACCCCTTCACCGATCTCAAGGTGCGCCAGGCTGTCAACCACGCCATCGACCGTCAGGCGCTGGTCGACAACCTGCTGAAAGGCAAATCCAAGGTCGTCTCGACCGCCTGCTTCCCCAGCCAGTTTGGCTGCGCGCAGGACGTGACCAACTATGATTATGATCCGGAAAAAGCCAAGGCACTGTTGGCCGAGGCGGGCTACGAGGACGGGTTCAGCACCGAATTCTACGCCTATCGCGACCGCGAATATGCCGAGGCAATTTCGAGCTACCTGAACGCTGTCGGCATTCAAACCGACTTCAAATTGCTGCAGTATTCTGCGCTGCGCGAGCTGAACATGAAGGGCGAAGTGCCGATCGCGTTTTTGACTTGGGGCAGCTATTCGGTCAACGACGCGTCGGCCATGGTCAGCCAGTTCTTCAAACAGGGCAGCCTTGACGATGCGCAGGACGATCAGACCAAGGAATGGCTGGACGTTGCCGACAGCTCGACCGACCCGGACACGCGGGTTGAATTCTACACCAAGGCGCTGCAGCGCATCGCGGATCAGGCCTTCTGGGCGCCGCTGTTCAGCTACAACACCAACTACGTCATGACCAAAGAGGTGGCCTACACCCCGACAGCGGACGAGGTGCTGCGCTTTACGGATATGACCTGGAACTGA